A window of the Pseudomonas gozinkensis genome harbors these coding sequences:
- a CDS encoding MFS transporter, producing MTLPSTDPSKRAGGWSAVLAMSLAAFALVASEFMPVSLLTPIAADLHITEGQAGQGISVSGAFALITSLLIASVAARVERKKLLLGLTLLMIVSGTVVALAPGYPSFMFGRALIGIAIGGFWSLSAATAMRLVKPAQVSRALAIVNGGNALATVIAAPAGSFLGSLIGWRGAFFCVVPVAVLAAVWLLVSLPSFKAERQASSGNVLRLMKQLPVALGMVAVSAFFMGQFMLFTYLRPFLEGVTGVSVSTLSFMLLGLGLAGFIGTFLIERFMGRGLYRTLTIIPLIMAAIALALVSFGKSPLLTAVLLGLWGLVATAAPVGWWTWLAQTLPDDAEAGGGLLVAIVQLAIAGGAIIGGLAFDLSGYKATFELSAAVLVAASVLAWLAGRNATEIHLVESIATA from the coding sequence ATGACGTTACCCTCTACAGATCCTTCCAAAAGAGCAGGCGGCTGGAGCGCCGTGCTGGCCATGTCGCTGGCCGCGTTCGCCCTGGTCGCTTCAGAGTTCATGCCCGTCAGCCTGCTGACGCCCATCGCAGCAGACCTGCACATCACCGAAGGCCAGGCAGGACAGGGGATTTCCGTGTCCGGTGCCTTTGCATTGATCACCAGTTTGTTGATTGCTTCAGTCGCTGCTCGCGTCGAACGCAAGAAGCTTCTGCTGGGCCTGACCTTGCTGATGATCGTCTCCGGAACGGTCGTCGCGCTTGCCCCGGGCTACCCGTCATTCATGTTTGGGCGTGCCTTGATCGGGATAGCGATTGGTGGTTTCTGGTCGCTGTCGGCGGCGACTGCAATGCGACTGGTGAAGCCGGCACAGGTTTCCCGTGCGCTGGCTATCGTCAATGGCGGTAATGCTTTGGCTACGGTCATTGCCGCTCCGGCGGGGAGCTTTCTTGGCTCGTTGATCGGCTGGCGTGGCGCATTCTTCTGTGTGGTTCCGGTCGCTGTGCTTGCCGCTGTGTGGCTGCTGGTGAGCCTGCCGTCCTTCAAGGCCGAACGCCAGGCAAGCAGCGGCAATGTCCTGCGGCTGATGAAGCAGTTGCCAGTGGCCTTGGGCATGGTTGCCGTCAGCGCATTTTTCATGGGCCAGTTCATGCTGTTCACCTACCTGCGGCCATTTCTTGAGGGTGTGACTGGCGTCAGTGTCTCAACCTTGTCGTTCATGTTGCTGGGGTTGGGACTGGCAGGTTTTATCGGCACTTTTCTGATCGAACGGTTTATGGGGCGCGGCCTCTATCGCACGCTGACCATCATCCCGCTGATCATGGCGGCCATCGCGCTGGCGTTGGTCAGCTTCGGCAAATCACCGCTGCTGACCGCCGTGCTGCTTGGACTCTGGGGGCTGGTTGCCACGGCCGCGCCGGTCGGCTGGTGGACGTGGCTGGCGCAAACGCTCCCGGATGACGCGGAAGCCGGAGGCGGCTTGCTCGTAGCGATTGTCCAACTGGCAATCGCCGGCGGCGCAATCATTGGTGGTCTGGCCTTTGATCTGAGTGGTTACAAAGCCACTTTCGAGCTGAGTGCCGCTGTCTTGGTCGCCGCGTCTGTGCTGGCCTGGCTGGCCGGGCGCAATGCCACGGAAATTCATCTTGTCGAGTCGATCGCGACGGCCTGA
- a CDS encoding NADP-dependent oxidoreductase, whose translation MKAFLIDGYGKNPGRIGEVPTPTVGANDVLIEVQASSVNVLDSKISKGDFKLILPYSFPLILGNDLAGVVVEVGPQVTRFKPGDEVYARPPEARIGTFAQLIAVNENVVALKPANTNMAQAASLPLVALTAWQVLVETARLQRGQKVLIHAGSGGVGTVAIQLARHLGAFVATTTSTANVEWVKALGADLVIDYTQQHFENVLHDYDVVLNSLGGDVLEKSLKVLKPGGQLISISGPPTAQFAQEQGLSWSLRQVMRLLSLGIRRKARKQDVSYSFVFMRANGAQLQRITALVEEGVIEPVVDRSFPFESTAEALKYVEQGRAKGKVVVLLK comes from the coding sequence ATGAAAGCATTTCTGATTGATGGCTATGGCAAGAATCCCGGACGCATTGGCGAAGTGCCCACCCCCACGGTCGGTGCCAACGACGTCTTGATCGAGGTACAGGCGAGCAGTGTCAACGTGCTGGATTCAAAGATCAGCAAAGGCGACTTCAAGCTGATCCTGCCCTACTCCTTTCCGTTGATTTTGGGCAATGACCTGGCGGGCGTCGTGGTTGAAGTCGGCCCGCAGGTGACACGCTTCAAACCGGGAGACGAGGTATACGCTCGCCCGCCCGAAGCGCGGATCGGGACGTTCGCTCAATTGATCGCCGTGAATGAAAACGTGGTCGCCCTGAAACCTGCCAACACCAACATGGCGCAAGCCGCGTCCCTGCCCCTGGTTGCACTGACCGCCTGGCAAGTACTGGTCGAAACCGCTCGGCTGCAAAGGGGCCAGAAAGTCCTGATTCACGCCGGTTCCGGCGGCGTCGGCACCGTTGCCATTCAGCTTGCCAGACACCTTGGTGCGTTTGTTGCCACAACCACCAGCACCGCCAATGTCGAATGGGTCAAGGCCCTGGGGGCCGATCTGGTGATCGACTACACACAGCAGCACTTCGAAAATGTGCTGCATGATTACGACGTGGTGCTGAACAGTCTCGGCGGCGACGTGCTGGAAAAATCGCTCAAGGTCCTCAAGCCCGGTGGCCAGCTCATTTCCATCTCGGGGCCACCCACTGCACAGTTCGCGCAGGAGCAAGGATTGTCCTGGTCATTGCGGCAAGTGATGCGCCTGCTGAGCCTTGGTATTCGTCGCAAAGCGCGCAAGCAGGACGTCAGTTACTCGTTCGTGTTCATGCGGGCCAATGGCGCTCAACTGCAACGCATCACCGCGCTGGTTGAGGAAGGGGTCATCGAACCTGTGGTTGATCGCTCCTTCCCCTTTGAATCAACGGCCGAGGCATTGAAGTACGTTGAGCAGGGTCGCGCCAAGGGCAAGGTGGTTGTTTTACTCAAATGA
- a CDS encoding alpha/beta fold hydrolase, translated as MNSMQTTSRTGSPASFVDAANQSITVNGIPFAYRDTGPATGVPLVVFNHWGAVLDNFDPAIIDGLAQTRRVITTDYRGIGNSGGTAPLTVGEMADDAIQLIQALGLKNADVLGFSLGGFVAQDIALKAPDRVRRLILTGTGPAGGTGIDKVGTVSWPLILKGLLTLRDPKFYLFFTSSANGRRSASQYLRRLKARKNNRDKGPTPRAFLRQLKAITAWGRQPRQALERLRTPTLIVNGDNDIMVPSVNSFELARLIPNAQLVIYVDAGHGGIFQHHADFVAKAQAFLDA; from the coding sequence ATGAATTCAATGCAGACAACTTCCCGTACGGGTTCGCCGGCGTCATTCGTCGACGCGGCAAACCAGTCGATCACGGTCAACGGCATTCCCTTCGCCTACCGCGACACCGGGCCCGCAACGGGTGTGCCCCTCGTAGTATTCAACCATTGGGGCGCTGTGCTGGATAACTTCGACCCTGCGATCATTGATGGCCTGGCGCAAACCAGACGCGTCATCACCACCGACTATCGCGGCATCGGCAACTCGGGTGGAACCGCGCCACTGACGGTGGGTGAAATGGCCGACGATGCCATCCAGTTGATCCAGGCGCTGGGGCTGAAAAACGCTGATGTGCTCGGTTTCTCCCTCGGCGGTTTCGTCGCTCAGGACATCGCCCTGAAGGCACCTGATCGGGTGCGCCGTTTGATACTGACCGGCACCGGACCGGCGGGCGGCACCGGCATCGACAAGGTCGGCACAGTGTCGTGGCCATTGATCCTCAAAGGCTTGCTGACCCTGCGCGACCCCAAGTTCTACCTTTTCTTCACGTCGTCAGCCAATGGGCGACGGTCTGCCTCGCAGTATTTACGACGCCTCAAGGCACGCAAGAACAATCGCGACAAGGGCCCGACGCCCCGCGCCTTCCTGCGGCAATTGAAAGCCATCACGGCGTGGGGCAGACAACCGCGGCAAGCGCTCGAACGCTTGCGCACGCCGACGCTGATCGTCAACGGCGACAACGACATCATGGTGCCCAGCGTTAACTCGTTCGAGCTGGCCAGGCTTATCCCCAATGCACAGTTGGTGATTTATGTGGACGCCGGACACGGCGGGATTTTCCAGCATCACGCCGATTTTGTGGCCAAGGCGCAGGCGTTTCTCGATGCGTGA
- a CDS encoding SDR family NAD(P)-dependent oxidoreductase has protein sequence MSTRPTVLITGASTGIGAVYAERFAQRGHDLVLVARDKARLDTLATRLRSEHDVAVDIIPADLTQLGDLTTIESRLRDDARIGILVNNAGAALSGHFVDQSTDSVAQLVALNTTALVRLASAIAPRLAKAGEGAIINIGSVVGLAPEFGMTVYGATKAFVLFLSQGLSLELSPQGVYVQAVLPAATRTEIWDRSGIDVNTLSEIMEVGDLVDAALVGFDRREPVTIPPLQEAERWDDLQGARQGLLGQIRQSAVAQRYQTPQ, from the coding sequence ATGAGCACTCGCCCTACTGTTCTCATCACCGGCGCCTCCACCGGCATTGGCGCCGTCTACGCCGAACGCTTCGCGCAACGTGGCCACGATCTGGTACTGGTCGCCCGCGACAAGGCCCGCCTGGACACACTTGCAACTCGTTTGCGCAGCGAGCACGACGTCGCCGTCGATATCATCCCGGCAGACCTGACCCAACTCGGCGACCTGACCACCATTGAAAGCCGCCTGCGCGACGACGCCCGCATCGGCATCCTCGTCAATAACGCCGGCGCCGCACTGTCCGGTCACTTCGTCGATCAAAGCACCGACAGCGTTGCGCAACTGGTCGCCCTCAACACCACGGCGCTGGTGCGGCTCGCCAGCGCCATTGCTCCACGCCTGGCCAAGGCCGGTGAAGGAGCGATCATCAACATCGGTTCGGTGGTGGGTCTGGCGCCGGAGTTCGGCATGACGGTCTACGGTGCGACCAAGGCCTTCGTGCTGTTCCTGTCCCAGGGCCTGAGCCTGGAACTGTCGCCTCAGGGCGTCTACGTGCAAGCCGTGCTGCCCGCCGCCACTCGCACGGAGATCTGGGATCGCTCCGGCATCGACGTCAACACCTTGAGCGAAATCATGGAAGTGGGTGATCTGGTGGATGCCGCACTGGTCGGTTTCGATCGCCGCGAACCTGTGACCATCCCGCCGCTGCAAGAAGCCGAGCGCTGGGATGACCTGCAGGGCGCACGTCAGGGGCTGCTGGGGCAAATCCGCCAGTCTGCGGTTGCCCAGCGCTACCAGACGCCACAGTGA